From Perognathus longimembris pacificus isolate PPM17 chromosome 22, ASM2315922v1, whole genome shotgun sequence, one genomic window encodes:
- the LOC125340160 gene encoding protocadherin gamma-A2-like yields MAPLQKFLPRGELVALSLLWAVLGEAGAGQIRYSVPEELDKGSFVGSIAQDLGLEPRALAQRGVRIVSRGRAQLFALSARSGGLVTAGRIDREELCAQSARCLLHLNVLVEDELTVYSVEVEITDVNDNAPRFGAEQLELKMSETTAPGFRIPLKSAHDADVGDNALQKYELNADAHFSLEVRSGADGNMYPELVLERALDREEEAIHHLVLVASDGGKPVRSGTCHIRIKVLDVNDNAPVFTQPEYRVSVPENIPVGTRILTVSATDTDEGYNAQVTYFLEQIPGEPSDKFELESTSGDLTIIKGLDYEAATFHEIDIEAQDGPGLLTITKVTITVLDVNDNAPEFDMMSATSSVPEDSPPGSIIALFNVHDRDSGQNAFVSCSLPEKLPFKLERSVDNYYRLVTTRALDREQASSYNITLRATDGGSPPLGTDAHVWLQVADINDNPPAFPQESYSVYLKENNPRGASIFTVWAQDPDSDHNAHVTYSLAEETFQGAPLSSYISINSDSGVLYALQSFDYERFRELQLVVTASDSGKPPLSSNASLHLFLVDQNDNAPEILYPVVPTDGSTGVELAPRSAEPGYLVTKVVAVDRDSGQNAWLSYRLLKASEPGLFTVGLHTGEVRTARALLDRDALKQSLVVAVQDHGQPPLSATVTLTIAVADSIPDVLADLGSVQTSSEPRDADLTLYLVVAVAVVSCVFLAFVIALLALRLRRWHAVRLLRASSSGLAGAPASHLVGVAGVQAFLQTYSQEVSLTADSCQSHLIFPQPNYADTLISQGSCDKKDVLSAPQSLLDDKGDESSQLSTSNH; encoded by the exons ATGGCGCCTCTGCAAAAGTTCCTCCCCCGCGGAGAGCTGGTGGCGCTGAGCCTGCTCTGGGCCGTCCTGGGCGAGGCTGGGGCGGGGCAGATCCGCTACTCCGTGCCCGAGGAGCTGGACAAAGGCTCCTTCGTGGGCAGCATCGCCCAGGACTTGGGGCTGGAGCCGCGGGCGCTGGCGCAGCGCGGGGTGCGCATCGTCTCCAGAGGTCGGGCGCAGCTGTTCGCGCTGAGCGCGCGCAGTGGCGGCTTGGTGACGGCGGGCAGGATCGACCGCGAGGAGCTCTGCGCCCAGAGCGCGCGCTGCCTGCTCCACCTCAACGTCCTCGTGGAGGACGAATTGACTGTTTATTCGGTGGAGGTggaaattacagatgtgaatgacAACGCCCCCCGTTTTGGAGCAGAGCAGCTGGAGCTAAAAATGAGCGAAACCACTGCACCGGGATTCCGGATCCCTCTTAAGAGTGCGCACGACGCTGATGTAGGAGACAACGCCCTGCAGAAGTATGAACTCAACGCAGATGCCCACTTCTCCCTGGAAGTGCGAAGTGGAGCGGATGGGAACATGTACCCGGAGCTGGTGCTGGAGCGCGCTCTGGATCGCGAGGAAGAGGCCATTCATCACCTGGTTCTTGTGGCTTCTGACGGGGGCAAGCCGGTAAGATCTGGCACCTGCCACATCCGAATCAAGGTCCTGGATGTGAACGACAATGCTCCTGTATTTACACAGCCCGAGTACCGAGTAAGTGTTCCAGAGAATATACCCGTAGGCACCCGAATACTCACCGTATCGGCCACCGACACCGACGAAGGATACAATGCTCAAGTGACATATTTTCTAGAGCAAATCCCTGGAGAACCCTCAGACAAGTTTGAACTGGAATCAACATCTGGAGATCTAACAATCATTAAAGGCCTGGATTATGAGGCTGCTACATTCCATGAAATTGATATTGAAGCTCAGGATGGGCCTGGCCTTCTAACCATAACAAAGGTCACCATTACCGTTTTGGATGTGAATGACAACGCCCCAGAATTTGACATGATGTCTGCCACTAGCTCTGTTCCCGAGGACTCTCCTCCAGGAAGCATCATTGCACTCTTCAATGTGCATGACAGAGACTCCGGGCAAAATGCTTTTGTCTCCTGTTCACTCCCGGAGAAACTGCCTTTCAAGTTAGAAAGGTCAGTGGACAATTACTACAGACTGGTGACGACCAGAGCCCTTGACAGGGAGCAGGCTTCCTCTTACAACATCACTCTAAGGGCCACCGATGGAGGGAGCCCGCCACTGGGCACGGATGCGCACGTTTGGCTGCAGGTGGCAGATATCAACGACAACCCACCCGCCTTCCCCCAGGAATCCTACTCCGTCTACCTTAAGGAAAACAACCCCAGAGGCGCCTCCATCTTCACAGTGTGGGCTCAGGATCCAGACAGTGACCACAATGCGCATGTCACTTACTCTCTGGCTGAGGAGACCTTTCAAGGAGCCCCTCTCTCCTCCTACATCTCCATCAACTCTGACAGCGGGGTGCTCTATGCCCTGCAGTCCTTTGACTATGAGCGATTTAGAGAACTCCAGCTCGTGGTGACAGCTAGTGACAGCGGGAAGCCTCCACTCAGCAGCAATGCGTCCTTGCACCTGTTCTTGGTGGACCAGAATGACAATGCGCCTGAGATCCTCTACCCCGTGGTCCCCACCGATGGTTCCACGGGTGTGGAGCTGGCGCCTCGCTCCGCAGAGCCGGGATACCTGGTGACCAAGGTGGTGGCCGTGGACAGGGACTCGGGACAGAACGCCTGGCTGTCCTAccgcctgctcaaggccagcgagcCGGGGCTCTTCACGGTGGGGCTGCACACGGGTGAGGTGCGCACGGCGCGGGCCCTGCTGGACAGAGACGCGCTCAAGCAGAGCCTCGTGGTGGCGGTGCAGGACCACGGCCAGCCGCCCCTCTCGGCCACCGTCACGCTCACCATCGCCGTGGCCGACAGCATCCCCGACGTCCTGGCCGACCTGGGCAGCGTGCAGACCTCCAGCGAGCCGCGGGACGCCGACCTCACGCTCTATCTGGTGGTGGCCGTGGCTGTGGTCTCCTGTGTCTTCCTGGCCTTCGTCATTGCGCTGCTGGCGCTCAGGCTGAGGCGCTGGCACGCAGTGCGCCTGCTCCGGGCCTCCAGCAGCGGATTGGCTGGCGCGCCCGCCTCTCACTTGGTGGGCGTGGCTGGAGTGCAAGCTTTCCTGCAGACCTATTCGCAGGAGGTGTCCTTGACTGCGGACTCCTGCCAAAGCCACCTCATCTTCCCCCAGCCCAACTATGCCGACACCCTCATCAGCCAGGGAAGCTGTGACAAGAAGGATGTCCTCTCTGCGCCCCAGTCTTTACTAGACGATAAAGGAGATGAATCCTCTCAG CTGTCTACTTCGAACCACTGA